A section of the Gloeobacter violaceus PCC 7421 genome encodes:
- a CDS encoding pentapeptide MXKDX repeat protein, protein MLKVSVNLLMAAALALSVPAAFAAQPILLAQAGDAMKGDAMKGDAMKGDAMKKSDAVKKSDAMKGDAMKGDAMKGDAMKGDAMKGDAMKGDAMKKP, encoded by the coding sequence ATGCTCAAAGTGTCTGTGAATCTACTGATGGCCGCCGCACTGGCCCTGTCCGTCCCGGCGGCTTTTGCCGCGCAACCGATCCTGCTTGCGCAGGCGGGCGACGCGATGAAGGGTGATGCCATGAAAGGCGACGCCATGAAGGGCGACGCCATGAAAAAAAGCGATGCTGTGAAGAAGAGCGACGCCATGAAGGGCGATGCCATGAAGGGCGATGCCATGAAGGGCGATGCCATGAAGGGCGATGCCATGAAAGGCGACGCCATGAAAGGCGACGCGATGAAGAAGCCCTAA
- a CDS encoding GMC oxidoreductase yields MSDPDLHYDLIVIGTGAGGSTLTHRLAPTGKRILILERGDFLPREQANWDAREVYGRERYHTDESWRDHRGKPFRPGVGYWVGGNTKIYGAALFRLRERDFERVVHKGGLSPEWPLKYADFAPYYDRAEALYAVHGQRPEDPTEPAAPDFPAPAVSHEPRMQQIVDGLKSKGLHPFHLPLGIKLNEVDRVMSECIRCSTCDGFPCLVRAKADGEVCGVLPALAHPNVTLLTEARVERLLTSPSGREVTGVEVEVEGVTLTFRADIIVVACGAINSARLLLASANEKHPGGLANGSDQVGRNLMKHLTTAIAALSIRRNPAVYQKTIAVADWYWGDTDFPWPMGLVQNTGNVLPELIPAEAPRLLAPLVRLTPGFVLQDVSDHATGWWLQTEDLPDPDNRVTLEDGEVCLTYATNNTEAHNALVRRWTAALKAVDEAETMLPFGLYPRTQSPLAAVGHQCGTCRFGPNPATSVLDLDCRAHAVDNLYVVDGSFFPSSAAVNPTLTIVANALRVGDHLAKRLR; encoded by the coding sequence ATGAGTGACCCGGACCTGCATTACGACCTCATCGTCATCGGCACCGGTGCCGGCGGCAGCACCCTCACCCACCGCCTCGCCCCCACCGGCAAACGGATATTGATCCTCGAACGGGGCGACTTCCTGCCGCGCGAGCAGGCCAACTGGGACGCCCGTGAAGTTTACGGGCGCGAACGCTACCACACCGACGAGAGCTGGCGCGACCACCGGGGCAAACCCTTCCGGCCGGGGGTCGGCTACTGGGTCGGGGGCAACACCAAAATCTACGGCGCGGCCCTGTTCAGGCTGCGCGAGCGCGACTTCGAGCGCGTCGTTCACAAAGGCGGCCTCTCTCCCGAGTGGCCGCTCAAGTACGCCGATTTCGCCCCCTACTACGACCGGGCCGAGGCGCTCTACGCCGTCCACGGCCAACGTCCGGAAGATCCGACCGAACCCGCCGCCCCGGATTTTCCGGCCCCGGCGGTGAGCCACGAGCCGCGCATGCAGCAGATCGTGGATGGGCTGAAGTCGAAGGGCCTTCACCCTTTCCACCTGCCCCTGGGTATCAAGCTCAACGAGGTGGACCGGGTGATGAGCGAGTGCATCCGCTGCAGCACCTGCGACGGCTTCCCCTGCCTGGTGCGGGCCAAGGCGGACGGTGAAGTATGCGGGGTACTGCCCGCCCTCGCCCACCCCAACGTCACCTTACTCACCGAGGCGCGGGTCGAACGGCTGCTCACAAGCCCCAGCGGGCGCGAGGTTACAGGTGTCGAGGTCGAGGTCGAGGGGGTGACCCTGACCTTCCGCGCCGACATCATCGTGGTCGCCTGCGGTGCCATCAACTCGGCCCGGCTGCTGTTGGCCTCGGCCAACGAAAAGCACCCGGGCGGCCTCGCCAACGGGTCGGACCAGGTGGGCCGCAACCTGATGAAGCACCTGACGACAGCGATAGCCGCCCTCAGCATCCGGCGCAACCCGGCGGTCTACCAGAAGACGATCGCCGTCGCCGACTGGTACTGGGGCGACACCGATTTTCCCTGGCCGATGGGGCTGGTGCAGAACACCGGCAACGTGCTCCCCGAACTCATCCCCGCCGAGGCTCCGCGCCTCCTGGCGCCGCTGGTGCGCCTCACGCCGGGATTTGTCCTCCAGGACGTCTCCGACCACGCGACCGGCTGGTGGCTGCAGACCGAGGATCTCCCCGACCCCGACAACCGGGTAACGCTCGAAGACGGCGAGGTGTGCCTGACTTATGCCACGAACAACACCGAGGCCCACAACGCCCTGGTGCGCCGCTGGACCGCGGCGCTCAAGGCCGTGGACGAAGCCGAGACGATGCTGCCGTTCGGGCTCTACCCGCGCACCCAGTCTCCCCTGGCGGCGGTCGGCCACCAATGCGGCACCTGCCGCTTCGGCCCCAACCCGGCCACCTCGGTGCTCGACCTCGACTGCCGCGCCCACGCAGTGGACAACCTCTACGTGGTGGACGGCAGCTTCTTCCCGTCCTCGGCCGCCGTCAACCCGACCCTCACGATCGTCGCCAACGCCCTGCGGGTGGGCGACCACCTCGCCAAAAGGCTCAGATGA
- a CDS encoding AAA family ATPase has product MKFIESLRLDGLLSFAPDSPAVELTDLNIIIGPNGSGKSNFIEAIELLRATPTGFASAIRDGGGVSEWLWKGNSKKPATIDARLHRTNRSSLRYMLSFTAVSQRTEIVDELIEEAEKKDPDANDVYFYYRFQKGRPVLNVGSAGGRTKQRRLERDSLAIDESVLSQRKDPEFYPELSWCAKQFGSLQMFREWSFGRYTPLRQPQPADLPTKVLLEDSRNLGLILNQLEHSDVGAEFNQLLQRFLPRYQRLSTLVQGATVQFFLHEENLNIPIPATRLSDGTIRFLAMLALLLMPDPPPLICIEEPELGLHPDAMTILAELFVSARERTQLIITTHSDALVSALTEEAESVLVCEYRGGTILSRLESDKLQYWLNKYRLGELWRMGELGGNL; this is encoded by the coding sequence ATGAAATTCATCGAGTCTTTGCGTCTTGACGGTTTGCTTTCTTTCGCCCCAGATTCACCTGCGGTAGAACTAACCGATCTCAACATCATCATTGGCCCCAATGGTTCAGGAAAATCAAACTTCATTGAAGCAATCGAGTTACTGCGAGCAACTCCCACAGGTTTTGCATCGGCGATTCGTGACGGTGGCGGTGTCAGTGAGTGGCTCTGGAAAGGTAACAGCAAAAAGCCTGCCACAATCGATGCACGACTTCATCGAACCAACCGCTCCTCTTTGCGTTATATGCTCAGCTTTACGGCTGTATCGCAGCGTACTGAAATTGTCGATGAACTCATCGAAGAAGCCGAAAAAAAAGATCCTGACGCAAATGACGTTTATTTTTATTATCGCTTTCAAAAGGGCCGCCCTGTGTTGAACGTGGGGTCTGCGGGAGGAAGAACCAAACAGCGTCGGTTGGAGCGTGACAGCCTCGCAATCGATGAATCCGTCCTTTCTCAGCGCAAGGATCCCGAATTCTATCCTGAATTATCATGGTGTGCGAAACAGTTTGGAAGTCTCCAGATGTTTCGGGAGTGGAGTTTTGGTCGCTACACCCCGTTGCGTCAGCCCCAACCCGCAGATCTACCAACCAAGGTGCTTTTGGAAGATTCCCGCAATCTCGGTCTGATTCTCAACCAGCTCGAACATTCCGATGTGGGTGCCGAATTTAATCAATTGCTTCAGCGATTTCTTCCCCGCTATCAACGTCTGAGCACATTAGTTCAAGGGGCCACAGTACAGTTTTTTCTCCACGAAGAAAATCTCAATATTCCGATACCCGCGACTCGTTTGTCGGATGGAACTATCCGTTTTTTGGCCATGCTCGCTCTTTTGCTGATGCCTGATCCACCGCCGCTCATCTGTATTGAAGAACCAGAGCTTGGGCTGCACCCGGACGCAATGACCATTCTTGCCGAGCTGTTCGTATCAGCTCGTGAGAGAACTCAATTGATCATTACCACTCACTCAGATGCGCTAGTTTCTGCGCTCACTGAGGAAGCTGAATCTGTACTGGTTTGTGAATACCGAGGAGGAACGATTCTCTCTCGCCTTGAGTCGGATAAATTACAGTACTGGCTCAATAAATACCGCCTTGGCGAACTCTGGCGGATGGGTGAACTCGGGGGCAATCTGTGA
- a CDS encoding VOC family protein — protein sequence MAIVRRRFLSLLLLSALWWPAPVLPQESPSAVQAVAAVGLTVSDIERAVDFYSGVLDFQKVSDVEVAGEAYDRLQGLFGLRMRVVRLRLGTEDLVLTEYLTPRGRPIPPDSRSNDRWFQHIAIAVADMDAAYARLRERKVRPVSTAPQRLPDWNKAAAGIRAFYFQDPDGHNLEIITFPPGKGDPRWQRPGGQLFLGIDHTAIVVADTEASLGFYRDRLGLRLAGESENYGTEQEHLNHVFGARLRISSLRPPKGPGIEFLEYLTPRDGRPFPEDERANDLVHWQTTLVVPDAQALSDRLRADRVRFVSPQLSDLGERHLGFRRGFLVRDPDGHVLQIVER from the coding sequence ATGGCCATCGTCCGGCGCCGGTTTTTGTCTTTGCTGTTACTTTCGGCTCTCTGGTGGCCCGCTCCGGTGCTCCCCCAGGAGTCGCCGAGTGCTGTGCAGGCGGTGGCGGCGGTCGGTTTGACTGTTTCGGACATCGAGCGCGCCGTCGATTTTTATTCCGGGGTGCTCGACTTTCAAAAAGTTTCCGACGTGGAGGTGGCCGGGGAGGCCTACGACCGGTTGCAGGGGTTGTTCGGCCTACGGATGCGGGTGGTGCGCCTGCGGCTGGGCACCGAAGATTTGGTACTCACCGAGTATCTGACCCCCCGCGGCAGGCCCATCCCACCGGACTCCCGCAGCAACGACCGCTGGTTCCAGCACATCGCCATCGCCGTGGCCGACATGGACGCCGCCTACGCCAGGCTGCGCGAGCGCAAAGTGCGTCCCGTTTCCACCGCTCCCCAACGCCTGCCGGACTGGAACAAAGCCGCCGCGGGCATCCGGGCCTTTTATTTTCAAGATCCCGACGGCCACAACCTGGAGATCATCACCTTTCCGCCCGGCAAAGGCGATCCGCGCTGGCAGCGGCCCGGCGGGCAGTTGTTTCTGGGCATCGATCACACGGCCATCGTCGTCGCCGATACCGAAGCGAGCCTCGGCTTCTACCGCGATCGGCTGGGCCTGAGGTTGGCGGGTGAGAGTGAAAATTACGGTACCGAACAGGAACACCTCAACCACGTCTTCGGCGCCCGGCTGCGCATCAGCAGCCTGCGCCCGCCCAAAGGACCCGGGATCGAATTTCTGGAGTACCTGACCCCCCGCGACGGTCGGCCGTTTCCGGAGGACGAGCGCGCCAACGACCTCGTCCACTGGCAGACCACCCTGGTCGTCCCGGACGCTCAGGCCCTCTCCGACCGCCTGAGGGCCGATCGGGTCCGATTCGTCTCCCCGCAGCTGAGCGATCTGGGCGAACGACATCTCGGCTTCCGGCGGGGCTTCCTCGTCCGCGATCCGGACGGGCACGTGTTGCAAATCGTTGAGCGCTAA
- a CDS encoding MIP/aquaporin family protein yields the protein MRRFARRATAILAAEKRFLRSSPVRTRRTPASGGATADRLRRHWPEYLIEAWGLGTFMVSAVLFTALLEYPGWGLPQWLPEPDRRRLLIALAMGLTALCIIYSPWGKRSGAHINPAVTFTFWRLGKIRTADALFYAAAQFAGGTAGVLLSALLLGPVIAAPSVNYAVTVPGPAGVGVAFACEFVIAFLMMTTVLHTSNRPRFAPFTGLFAGGLIVLYVGFESPFSGFGMNPARTFASALPAGVWTAAWIYFVVPVAAMLSAAEIYVRTHGISRVRCAKLQHGDAEQCIFRCGYRQPPTQNLP from the coding sequence GTGCGCCGCTTCGCCCGCCGGGCAACCGCGATACTGGCCGCAGAGAAACGCTTCTTAAGGAGTTCTCCTGTGCGGACGCGCAGAACCCCGGCCAGTGGCGGCGCCACCGCGGACCGCTTGCGCCGCCACTGGCCCGAATATCTGATCGAAGCCTGGGGCTTGGGCACGTTCATGGTCTCGGCCGTCCTGTTCACGGCCCTCCTCGAATACCCCGGCTGGGGGCTGCCGCAGTGGTTGCCCGAGCCCGACCGACGGCGGTTGCTCATCGCCCTCGCCATGGGCCTCACGGCTCTCTGCATCATCTACTCGCCCTGGGGCAAGCGCTCGGGCGCCCACATCAACCCGGCGGTCACCTTCACCTTCTGGCGGCTGGGCAAGATCCGCACTGCCGACGCCCTTTTCTACGCGGCGGCCCAGTTCGCGGGCGGCACGGCGGGGGTACTGCTGAGCGCTCTTTTGCTCGGGCCGGTGATCGCCGCCCCGAGCGTCAACTACGCGGTCACCGTGCCGGGGCCCGCGGGGGTGGGCGTCGCCTTCGCGTGCGAATTTGTAATCGCTTTTTTGATGATGACGACGGTACTCCACACCTCCAACCGTCCCCGCTTTGCTCCCTTCACCGGGTTGTTCGCGGGGGGGCTCATCGTGCTCTATGTGGGTTTCGAGTCTCCTTTTTCGGGTTTCGGCATGAACCCGGCGCGCACCTTCGCCTCCGCCCTGCCCGCCGGGGTCTGGACGGCCGCCTGGATCTACTTCGTCGTCCCCGTGGCGGCGATGCTCTCGGCCGCGGAAATCTACGTGCGCACTCACGGGATTTCCCGCGTCCGCTGCGCCAAGCTGCAGCACGGCGATGCCGAGCAGTGCATCTTCCGGTGCGGATACCGACAACCTCCTACACAGAACCTGCCATGA
- a CDS encoding nucleotidyltransferase family protein, which produces MNGELRSISTEDTSLIPRRQGVLECLRCHWPEIQSYGVKTIAVFGSTARDEARPDSDVDLLVEFEADARVTFYQFCDLQDYLESILRIRVDLGTFDSLRPRTAAKILKEAVYV; this is translated from the coding sequence ATGAACGGTGAATTGCGATCGATCAGTACAGAGGACACATCCTTGATACCCCGACGTCAGGGGGTACTCGAATGCCTGCGTTGCCATTGGCCTGAAATTCAGAGCTACGGTGTCAAGACTATAGCTGTGTTTGGCTCCACTGCCAGGGATGAAGCTCGTCCTGACTCAGACGTAGATCTGCTTGTCGAATTCGAGGCTGATGCGCGTGTCACCTTCTATCAATTTTGTGATTTGCAAGATTACCTGGAGTCTATCTTGAGAATTCGTGTCGATCTGGGAACTTTCGACTCTCTACGTCCAAGAACAGCAGCAAAGATTTTGAAAGAAGCTGTGTATGTCTGA
- a CDS encoding HepT-like ribonuclease domain-containing protein has translation MSERLFDLRLLDILDATERIQQYIEGVAEAEFLENRLLIDAVVYNLIQIGEAVANLPQDFKDAHDEIPWSKIKRMRDFAAHQYFRLSPSIVWETIGSALPELVSLICETVATRSQSDTDDSERSDSGSSA, from the coding sequence ATGTCTGAACGCCTTTTCGATCTACGTCTACTCGATATTCTGGATGCCACTGAGCGTATCCAGCAGTACATAGAGGGCGTAGCCGAGGCGGAGTTTCTTGAGAATCGGCTGCTCATCGATGCAGTCGTCTACAACTTGATTCAGATAGGCGAAGCGGTAGCAAACCTGCCTCAAGATTTCAAGGACGCACACGATGAGATTCCGTGGTCAAAGATAAAACGTATGCGCGACTTTGCAGCGCATCAGTATTTTCGGCTGAGTCCCTCTATCGTGTGGGAAACAATCGGCTCCGCCCTGCCAGAGCTGGTGTCATTGATTTGTGAGACAGTTGCAACACGGTCGCAGTCCGACACGGACGATAGTGAGCGATCAGATTCAGGCTCAAGCGCGTAG
- a CDS encoding cytochrome b/b6 domain-containing protein, with protein sequence MTAQATPRKPAIPKQALAAKAFHWVNLVTLFAMMGSGLQIYNANPVFGGRAGYHFPDFLLLGGWLAGGRHWHFFFMWVFGLNLLWYGLYVFSTRRWKNRYVGKNDLEALQKSTNPKRRNYAAHRLVYTAFIPVLLLAILTGLGMWKPVQFGWIAALFGGWQALRTVHFLTIPTVLGLMAVHSLLALNVGQWKLVRSMFT encoded by the coding sequence ATGACCGCGCAAGCGACACCGCGCAAACCGGCGATTCCCAAGCAGGCTCTGGCTGCCAAGGCCTTTCACTGGGTCAATCTGGTCACTTTGTTCGCCATGATGGGCAGCGGCCTGCAGATCTACAACGCCAATCCGGTCTTCGGCGGCCGGGCGGGCTATCATTTTCCCGATTTTTTGCTCCTGGGCGGTTGGCTTGCCGGGGGGCGGCACTGGCACTTTTTCTTCATGTGGGTCTTCGGCCTGAACCTGCTGTGGTACGGGCTCTACGTCTTTTCCACACGGCGCTGGAAAAATCGCTACGTGGGTAAAAACGACCTGGAGGCGCTCCAGAAATCCACCAACCCCAAGCGGCGCAACTACGCCGCGCACCGGCTGGTCTATACCGCCTTTATCCCGGTGTTGCTGTTGGCGATTCTCACCGGGCTTGGGATGTGGAAACCGGTGCAGTTCGGCTGGATCGCGGCGCTGTTCGGCGGCTGGCAGGCATTGCGCACGGTCCACTTTCTGACCATTCCGACGGTGCTGGGGCTGATGGCGGTCCACTCGCTACTCGCTCTCAACGTTGGGCAATGGAAACTGGTGCGCTCGATGTTTACTTGA
- a CDS encoding molybdopterin-binding protein: MSDFLRIGRRRLIGLGGMSLLLAACGRGSVQTQIEQKLFELSDPLNRSFEQLLFSSQRLAPEFRREEIEPEALLINTAEDFPPQIDPGSYRLTVGGLVEKPVSLTLKEIRKLPYRSEIIRHVCVEGWAAIVQWGGLPLVELLKFVQPKPEARYVFFRSAEGFRNNNGELYGFYETWDLASCVHPQTVMAYEKNFKPLPVINGAPVRLASPIKLGYKQIKWVTEIMLLAALPEQLGYWVDFGYEWYGGI; the protein is encoded by the coding sequence ATGAGCGATTTTCTTCGAATCGGACGGCGCAGGCTCATCGGCCTGGGCGGCATGAGTTTGCTGCTGGCTGCCTGTGGGCGCGGTTCGGTGCAAACCCAGATCGAACAAAAACTCTTCGAGCTTTCGGACCCACTCAACCGCAGCTTCGAGCAACTGCTGTTCAGCTCCCAGCGCCTCGCGCCGGAGTTCCGGCGCGAGGAGATCGAGCCCGAGGCGCTGCTGATCAACACCGCCGAGGATTTCCCGCCCCAGATCGACCCGGGCTCCTACCGCCTCACCGTGGGCGGCCTGGTGGAAAAACCTGTGAGCTTGACTCTGAAGGAGATCCGCAAGTTGCCCTACCGCTCCGAAATCATCCGCCACGTCTGCGTCGAGGGGTGGGCGGCCATCGTCCAGTGGGGCGGCCTGCCGCTGGTGGAGTTGCTCAAATTCGTGCAGCCCAAGCCCGAGGCGCGCTATGTGTTTTTTCGATCGGCGGAAGGTTTTCGCAACAACAACGGCGAACTGTACGGTTTCTACGAGACCTGGGATCTGGCAAGTTGCGTCCATCCCCAGACGGTGATGGCCTACGAAAAAAATTTCAAGCCGCTGCCGGTGATCAATGGGGCTCCCGTGCGCCTCGCCTCGCCCATCAAGCTCGGTTACAAGCAGATCAAATGGGTAACCGAGATCATGCTGCTGGCGGCACTGCCGGAGCAGCTGGGTTACTGGGTGGATTTCGGGTATGAGTGGTACGGCGGGATCTAA
- a CDS encoding sigma-70 family RNA polymerase sigma factor, producing the protein MDTLASANDFFGLWPQAIYSVEEIRHTPNPPSSAAEHQRNAMDPPSDAEVYVDLKRGNPAVLGVLYDRHGKMVFRLAMRILANSQEAEDLTQEVFLTLWQKKAYDPARGSLSNYLLTLTRSRAIDRVRSRGSNLRFLQKWTQELGTGTAPGPSPFERVANAEVAHQVKTALEQLPEAQRQALELAYYEGLSQSEIASRLDTPLGTVKTRSRQGLLKLRNLLRGLVG; encoded by the coding sequence ATGGACACCCTGGCGTCGGCGAACGATTTTTTCGGTCTGTGGCCGCAAGCCATTTATTCTGTGGAGGAGATCCGGCACACGCCCAACCCGCCGTCATCCGCCGCAGAACATCAGAGGAATGCAATGGACCCGCCCAGCGACGCCGAGGTATACGTCGATCTCAAGCGCGGCAATCCGGCGGTCCTCGGGGTGCTCTACGATCGGCACGGCAAGATGGTTTTTCGGCTGGCGATGCGCATCCTCGCCAACAGCCAGGAGGCCGAAGATCTGACCCAGGAAGTGTTTCTCACGCTCTGGCAAAAAAAAGCCTACGATCCGGCTCGCGGCAGCCTCAGCAACTATTTACTGACCCTCACCCGTTCGCGGGCCATCGATCGGGTGCGCTCGCGAGGGTCCAACCTGCGTTTTTTGCAAAAGTGGACCCAGGAACTGGGCACCGGCACCGCCCCAGGCCCCAGCCCTTTTGAGCGCGTGGCGAACGCCGAAGTGGCCCACCAGGTCAAAACTGCCCTGGAGCAACTCCCCGAAGCCCAGCGTCAGGCGTTAGAACTGGCATATTACGAGGGTTTGAGCCAGTCGGAGATCGCAAGCCGGCTCGACACCCCCCTCGGCACCGTCAAGACCCGCAGCCGCCAAGGTCTGCTCAAGCTCCGCAATCTGCTGCGGGGTCTCGTGGGATAG
- a CDS encoding anti-sigma factor: MNRQPDDWEEMMAGYVLGDLSDEERRTFETWLAKNPEARAELARLQETFSLLPYALPEDNNPAAALRNRILEASNERPAAGRRARPGWLSWAAAAVAAALVVTLGFDSWQLRAQLDQSRQEVGRYRDLVSMLRQDTTRLVSLRGMDTARSASGNILITPDTPEVVVTLSNLPMPARGEVYRLWAVVDGRKVACGEFMPGEAGSVYVKLPLNGNLLTAPLVVTREPGNASQSVGPMVMTSSI, encoded by the coding sequence ATGAACAGGCAACCGGACGACTGGGAAGAAATGATGGCGGGCTACGTGCTGGGCGATCTGAGTGACGAGGAGCGTCGGACCTTCGAGACGTGGCTCGCCAAAAACCCCGAGGCGCGCGCCGAACTGGCCCGTTTGCAAGAAACGTTCTCTTTGTTGCCCTACGCCCTGCCGGAGGACAACAATCCCGCCGCCGCCCTGCGCAACCGCATTCTCGAAGCAAGCAACGAACGGCCTGCCGCCGGCCGGCGCGCTCGTCCCGGGTGGCTGAGCTGGGCGGCCGCCGCCGTCGCCGCCGCGCTGGTGGTGACCCTCGGATTCGACAGCTGGCAGTTGCGCGCCCAACTGGACCAAAGCCGTCAGGAAGTCGGCCGCTACCGCGATCTGGTGAGCATGCTCCGCCAGGACACCACCCGCCTGGTGTCGCTGCGCGGGATGGACACCGCCCGGAGCGCCTCCGGGAATATTCTGATCACCCCCGACACCCCCGAGGTGGTCGTCACCCTCAGCAATCTACCCATGCCCGCCCGGGGAGAAGTCTACCGGCTGTGGGCGGTGGTGGACGGCCGCAAGGTGGCCTGCGGCGAATTCATGCCGGGGGAGGCAGGTAGTGTCTACGTAAAACTGCCCCTCAACGGCAATTTGCTCACCGCGCCGCTGGTGGTGACCCGCGAGCCCGGGAACGCTTCCCAGTCGGTAGGGCCGATGGTGATGACCAGCAGTATTTAA
- a CDS encoding chlorite dismutase family protein, whose amino-acid sequence MDNRYSFLGGKRGPWRVARLDGLRGAGLEAVERLQIVQGEWAESASEAAWVLRGLTSNVRYATRPEVDALRERQPALARPEARCAALIPIKKSARWWELAQDERRAIFEETSHHTAIGMEFLPAVARRLHHCRDIGEPFDFLTWFEYAPEHTHAFEDLLDRLRVTREWDFVEREVDIRLEHIDARI is encoded by the coding sequence ATGGACAACAGGTATTCGTTTTTGGGCGGGAAGCGGGGTCCGTGGCGGGTCGCCCGGTTGGACGGCCTTCGGGGGGCCGGTCTGGAGGCAGTCGAAAGACTGCAGATCGTACAGGGGGAATGGGCGGAATCGGCTTCAGAGGCGGCGTGGGTTCTTCGCGGCCTGACGAGCAACGTGCGTTATGCCACGCGGCCCGAGGTGGATGCCCTGCGGGAGCGCCAACCGGCGCTGGCCCGCCCGGAGGCGCGCTGCGCCGCGCTGATCCCGATCAAAAAATCGGCCCGGTGGTGGGAACTGGCCCAGGACGAGCGGCGGGCCATCTTCGAGGAGACGTCGCACCACACGGCGATCGGCATGGAGTTCCTTCCGGCGGTCGCCCGCCGCCTTCACCACTGCCGCGACATCGGCGAGCCGTTCGATTTTCTCACCTGGTTCGAGTACGCCCCGGAGCACACCCACGCCTTCGAAGATCTCCTCGACCGGCTCCGGGTGACGCGGGAATGGGACTTCGTCGAACGCGAGGTGGACATCCGGCTTGAGCACATCGACGCAAGGATTTGA
- a CDS encoding Crp/Fnr family transcriptional regulator, protein MLEFPTFAQFPPALQAAAVRRKLQSGESVFRQGDEALAFYAVERGRIRVVSHTRTGRTVLLYRAVAGECFAETSLFAEQYSCEAIADVPSQVVSFPTAALVAALRFKPELAERFLQVLSRRIDSLKERVNLQNIAPARDRVLEYLFVAVPPGQTTVAFDRSFREIADELNLTQETLYRTLAELEREGVISRQKRSITLRRTA, encoded by the coding sequence ATGCTTGAGTTTCCCACCTTCGCTCAATTCCCACCCGCCCTGCAGGCCGCGGCCGTCCGCCGGAAACTGCAAAGCGGCGAATCGGTCTTCCGCCAGGGTGATGAGGCCCTGGCCTTCTACGCAGTCGAGCGGGGGCGTATCCGCGTGGTCAGCCACACCCGCACCGGCCGCACGGTGCTGTTGTACCGTGCGGTCGCGGGCGAATGCTTCGCCGAAACCTCGCTGTTCGCAGAGCAGTATAGTTGTGAAGCAATCGCCGATGTACCTTCGCAGGTAGTGAGCTTCCCCACGGCGGCGCTGGTTGCTGCTCTGCGCTTCAAGCCCGAACTGGCGGAGCGCTTCTTGCAGGTGCTCTCCCGGCGCATCGACAGCCTCAAGGAGCGCGTGAACCTCCAAAACATCGCCCCGGCGCGCGACCGCGTGCTGGAGTACCTGTTCGTGGCGGTTCCCCCCGGCCAGACGACCGTCGCCTTCGACCGTTCCTTCCGGGAGATCGCCGACGAGCTGAACCTGACGCAGGAGACGCTCTACCGGACGCTGGCCGAATTGGAGCGCGAGGGGGTGATTAGCCGCCAAAAGCGTTCGATCACCCTGCGGCGCACCGCCTAG
- a CDS encoding DUF4276 family protein has product MRLSIAIYVEGGGDSSESKAQLRQGFEALFGPQKQAARSRRLGWKLVMCGSRQKTYRAHINAMEQSADSIVVLLVDAEGSVPSESDMAHATHLRERDNWDLSSTPAERIHLMVQTMESWLIADADALMHYYGQGFNSSALPQRQNLEEEPKQAIDAALTRATQQTQKGEYEKIKHASQLLRKIRPERVAARCPRFARLTQWLDKTIVEAGSL; this is encoded by the coding sequence GTGAGGCTCAGCATCGCAATTTATGTCGAGGGCGGTGGCGATAGTTCCGAAAGCAAAGCTCAGCTCAGGCAGGGTTTTGAGGCCCTATTTGGTCCGCAGAAGCAAGCGGCACGAAGCCGCCGGCTAGGTTGGAAGCTTGTGATGTGCGGAAGTCGCCAGAAAACTTATCGTGCACATATCAATGCGATGGAACAGAGTGCCGACAGCATTGTTGTTCTGCTTGTGGATGCAGAGGGCTCTGTCCCGAGCGAGAGCGATATGGCACACGCCACCCACCTTAGAGAGCGCGACAACTGGGATCTTTCATCCACTCCTGCTGAACGTATCCACCTGATGGTACAGACGATGGAATCGTGGCTTATCGCAGATGCCGATGCACTCATGCACTACTACGGTCAAGGATTTAACAGCAGTGCACTACCCCAGCGTCAAAATCTTGAGGAAGAACCCAAACAAGCAATCGACGCTGCCCTTACTCGTGCCACCCAACAGACTCAAAAAGGCGAGTACGAGAAGATTAAGCACGCATCCCAGCTGCTGAGAAAGATCCGTCCGGAACGTGTGGCAGCGCGGTGCCCGCGATTCGCCCGGCTCACCCAATGGCTCGACAAGACCATCGTGGAGGCTGGCAGCCTTTAG